One genomic window of Aggregatilinea lenta includes the following:
- a CDS encoding phage holin family protein — translation MRDFFIRLIVNALALAITAYVLPGIDIDMGIGSLLLIALIFGVVNAIIKPIITILSCPLIILTLGLFYLVVNGLMLLITDELAGGRFDVDGLLWAILGGLVFGIVGSILESALGLNDKDEEETVIITR, via the coding sequence ATGCGCGACTTTTTCATTCGTCTGATCGTCAACGCCCTGGCGCTCGCCATCACGGCCTACGTGCTGCCGGGCATCGACATCGATATGGGCATCGGCTCGCTGCTGCTGATTGCGCTCATCTTCGGCGTCGTGAATGCCATCATCAAGCCGATCATCACCATTCTGAGCTGCCCGCTGATCATCCTGACGCTCGGCTTGTTTTACCTCGTCGTCAACGGCCTGATGCTGCTCATCACCGACGAGCTGGCAGGCGGCAGGTTCGACGTGGACGGCCTGCTGTGGGCCATTCTCGGCGGATTGGTATTCGGCATAGTCGGCTCGATCCTCGAATCGGCGCTCGGCCTCAATGACAAGGACGAAGAGGAAACGGTCATCATCACGCGCTGA
- a CDS encoding TolB family protein has protein sequence MLIRAFRVTDRLGNAFLRIAAWTAMALVEQVAYLRRGLIALIVGIAQFFTGTVRRTRSTAYQAYEATNDQYQRTMAQRAAEAELKPRIVEDPLRQQNRALSAFAVLLLLALLVVVVLQSQDDEEPQAAANVNFWPESNGTLQPTTIFPTTIPTETPVPDPLQAEGSLVYAMRENGQEDLWAISVGQSTPLRLTNDAADDRDPAWSPDGTRVAFASTRDGNWELYILEVSSGATTRMTFTPGFEGAPTWSPDGAWLAYEGYNDDTQDLDIYIISADPTRATEDGATRLTYAAGPDIEPAWSPAGRQIAYTSWRTGSQDIFVYNLDETDPRREELAANLTGTSDINENYPSWSPDGTEIAYSATVSGVDEVFVKPVQQPQQEATVLARGKMPSWSPSGASLVYTLDLYDGRQTQILTRSATPFSASTNAIALPARATDPDWTGAPLPRGFIEGGGVPANPDVSEPLFVEQERQNENGLYGLAALNGVTAPYPYLSPRVNDSFEALRLAVLAQAGYDFLGTLEDAFWPADRPPEPGEPAQNWHYTGRAIAFDRELIYASAPQPIEIVREDVEVSTYWRVFVRVADEAQGGALGEPLRSRPWDFTARNSGNVEDYERGGRLDDRVPAGYYVDLTQIAEDYGWLRASAQRTWQYNFSAIQYWEFLKTQDLSWNDAMLELYASAELDAFLSEATSVPPPPPLPTASPTPEPQRSPTPIPPDLQS, from the coding sequence ATGCTCATTCGCGCGTTCCGCGTCACCGACCGGCTGGGTAATGCCTTCCTGCGCATCGCGGCATGGACCGCGATGGCGCTGGTCGAACAGGTAGCATACCTGCGCCGGGGACTGATCGCGCTGATCGTCGGGATAGCCCAATTCTTTACCGGGACCGTGCGCCGCACGCGCAGCACCGCCTACCAGGCGTACGAGGCGACCAACGACCAGTACCAGCGCACAATGGCCCAGCGCGCCGCCGAAGCGGAGCTGAAGCCGCGCATCGTGGAAGACCCGCTGCGCCAGCAGAACCGCGCGCTGAGCGCGTTCGCGGTGCTCCTGCTGCTGGCCCTGCTCGTCGTCGTCGTGCTACAAAGCCAGGACGACGAGGAGCCACAGGCAGCCGCCAACGTCAACTTCTGGCCCGAATCGAACGGCACGCTCCAGCCGACGACCATCTTCCCGACCACCATCCCTACCGAGACGCCCGTACCCGATCCGCTCCAGGCCGAAGGCAGCCTCGTCTACGCAATGCGCGAAAATGGGCAGGAAGATCTATGGGCGATCAGCGTCGGGCAAAGCACGCCGCTGCGCCTGACCAATGACGCCGCCGATGACCGCGACCCCGCGTGGAGTCCTGACGGGACGCGCGTCGCGTTCGCCAGCACGCGCGACGGCAACTGGGAACTGTACATTCTGGAGGTGTCGTCGGGCGCGACGACGCGCATGACCTTCACGCCCGGCTTTGAAGGCGCGCCCACGTGGAGTCCTGACGGCGCATGGCTGGCCTACGAGGGCTACAACGACGATACGCAGGACCTGGACATCTACATCATCAGCGCCGACCCGACCCGTGCCACCGAAGACGGCGCGACACGCCTGACCTACGCCGCCGGGCCGGATATCGAACCGGCGTGGTCGCCAGCGGGGCGCCAGATCGCCTACACGAGCTGGCGCACAGGCAGCCAGGACATCTTCGTCTATAACCTGGACGAAACCGATCCGCGCCGCGAGGAACTGGCGGCCAACCTGACCGGCACGTCCGACATCAACGAGAACTACCCGTCGTGGAGTCCTGACGGGACCGAGATCGCCTACAGCGCCACGGTCAGCGGCGTGGACGAGGTCTTCGTCAAGCCGGTGCAGCAGCCCCAGCAGGAAGCAACCGTGCTGGCGCGCGGCAAAATGCCGTCGTGGTCCCCCAGCGGCGCGAGTCTGGTCTACACGCTCGACCTGTACGATGGCCGCCAGACGCAGATCCTCACCCGTTCGGCCACGCCGTTCAGCGCCTCGACCAACGCCATCGCCCTGCCCGCCCGCGCCACCGATCCCGACTGGACCGGCGCGCCCCTGCCGCGTGGCTTCATCGAGGGCGGCGGCGTCCCGGCCAACCCGGACGTCAGCGAGCCGCTGTTCGTCGAGCAGGAGCGCCAGAACGAAAACGGCCTCTACGGCCTCGCCGCGCTCAACGGCGTGACGGCCCCCTACCCGTATCTCTCGCCGCGCGTCAACGACTCGTTCGAGGCGCTGCGACTGGCCGTGCTGGCGCAGGCCGGTTACGACTTCCTCGGCACGCTCGAAGACGCCTTCTGGCCCGCCGACCGTCCGCCGGAGCCGGGCGAACCGGCGCAGAACTGGCACTATACCGGGCGCGCCATCGCCTTCGACCGCGAGCTGATCTATGCCTCCGCGCCGCAGCCTATCGAGATCGTGCGTGAGGACGTCGAGGTCAGCACCTACTGGCGCGTGTTCGTGCGCGTCGCGGACGAAGCGCAGGGCGGCGCTCTGGGCGAGCCGCTGCGCAGCCGCCCGTGGGACTTCACGGCGCGCAACAGCGGCAACGTCGAAGATTACGAGCGCGGTGGTCGGCTGGACGATCGCGTGCCCGCTGGCTACTACGTCGATCTCACCCAGATCGCCGAGGATTACGGCTGGCTCCGCGCATCCGCCCAGCGTACGTGGCAGTACAACTTCAGCGCGATCCAGTACTGGGAATTCCTCAAAACCCAGGACCTTAGCTGGAACGACGCCATGCTGGAGCTGTACGCCTCTGCCGAACTCGACGCCTTTTTGAGCGAAGCAACGAGCGTGCCCCCGCCACCGCCGCTGCCCACCGCATCGCCCACGCCGGAGCCGCAGCGCAGCCCGACGCCCATTCCGCCGGATCTGCAATCATGA
- a CDS encoding pyridoxamine 5'-phosphate oxidase family protein, with protein MYDEACRAFLQKPLIARMSTIDPDGYPHTVPVWFKLDGDDLVVIVVRSTRKIGHIQANPKGSLSIGGDDGDGGGYLIKGEFVLEEDPDDRWVRALCHQYEPPDKAEADVADWADLDIILARLKPRSVYKTA; from the coding sequence ATGTACGACGAGGCGTGCCGCGCGTTTTTGCAGAAGCCGCTCATTGCGCGGATGAGCACGATCGATCCGGACGGCTACCCGCATACCGTTCCGGTGTGGTTCAAGCTGGACGGCGACGATCTGGTGGTGATCGTGGTGCGCAGCACACGCAAAATTGGGCACATCCAGGCCAACCCGAAGGGATCGCTGTCCATTGGCGGCGATGACGGGGACGGCGGCGGTTACCTGATCAAAGGCGAATTCGTGCTTGAAGAAGATCCCGACGACCGCTGGGTGCGGGCGCTGTGCCACCAGTACGAGCCGCCGGATAAGGCTGAGGCGGACGTGGCCGACTGGGCCGATTTGGACATCATCCTGGCGCGGCTCAAGCCGCGCAGTGTGTACAAAACGGCCTAG
- a CDS encoding M23 family metallopeptidase translates to MERSHHLEGLFILVFLVLIAGLYLWQNSQPDLVVSVPAPTPTGGSATAEDWQAALEQQIASASTPLPTVDLTATAFVPPTLEPPDGDADVIYAPTQISGATLAASDDVTPTEPPPLPQLGPTETPAPTGVSSTSNSQIEDFQPPPEQAPLSVQSGDHFWLRRPVDASANSASLFYYPFGSNGAENQWRVHHGVDMPNPVGEQVHAGLAGRIIWAGDWTQVFAGSAVEIYPSYGNTVVIEHDYGYRGQKLWSLYAHLSAVLVEVGDRVEAGDPIGLVGATGDVSGPHVHLEVRVGQNTYYTVQNPLLWIVPYVGTGIIAGQVFYADGTYADDAAITLSQEGRVKETTSTYISPYVEDARTWDVVPDPYWKENFVLGDVPEGTYDITANINGLRISDRITVKAGTVNFIQLQVESAATPQPAGEDN, encoded by the coding sequence ATGGAACGCAGTCACCATTTAGAAGGTCTGTTCATCCTGGTTTTTCTGGTCCTCATCGCGGGGCTGTACCTCTGGCAGAACAGCCAGCCGGACCTCGTCGTCTCGGTCCCGGCCCCCACGCCCACCGGCGGCAGCGCCACCGCCGAAGACTGGCAGGCCGCGCTGGAACAGCAGATCGCCAGCGCCAGCACGCCGCTGCCCACCGTCGATCTGACCGCGACGGCCTTCGTGCCGCCCACGCTGGAACCGCCGGATGGCGATGCGGACGTGATCTACGCCCCGACGCAGATCTCCGGCGCAACCCTGGCCGCATCCGACGACGTGACGCCCACCGAGCCGCCGCCCCTGCCCCAGCTCGGCCCGACCGAAACGCCCGCGCCGACCGGCGTCTCGTCCACGTCCAACAGCCAAATCGAGGACTTCCAGCCGCCGCCCGAACAGGCCCCGCTCAGCGTGCAGTCCGGCGATCACTTCTGGCTGCGCCGCCCCGTGGACGCCAGCGCCAACAGCGCCAGTCTGTTCTACTATCCCTTCGGCTCCAATGGGGCGGAAAACCAGTGGCGCGTGCATCACGGTGTCGATATGCCCAACCCCGTCGGCGAGCAGGTTCATGCCGGGCTGGCAGGCCGCATCATCTGGGCCGGTGACTGGACCCAGGTCTTCGCGGGCAGCGCAGTCGAGATTTACCCGTCCTATGGCAACACCGTGGTGATCGAGCACGATTACGGCTATCGCGGGCAGAAGTTGTGGTCGCTCTACGCGCACCTGTCGGCGGTGCTGGTCGAAGTCGGGGATCGCGTCGAGGCGGGTGACCCGATCGGGCTGGTCGGCGCGACGGGCGACGTCAGCGGGCCGCACGTTCACCTGGAAGTGCGCGTCGGCCAGAACACCTACTACACCGTGCAGAATCCGCTGCTGTGGATCGTGCCCTACGTCGGCACGGGGATCATCGCCGGGCAGGTGTTTTACGCGGACGGTACCTACGCTGACGACGCGGCGATCACGCTCAGCCAGGAGGGCCGCGTCAAGGAAACCACGTCCACCTATATCAGTCCTTACGTGGAGGACGCGCGGACCTGGGACGTGGTGCCCGACCCGTATTGGAAGGAGAATTTCGTCCTCGGCGACGTACCCGAAGGCACGTACGACATTACGGCCAACATCAACGGCCTGCGCATCTCGGACCGGATCACCGTCAAAGCCGGGACGGTGAATTTCATCCAGCTTCAGGTCGAATCCGCCGCTACGCCGCAGCCTGCCGGAGAGGATAATTGA